The Rhodohalobacter barkolensis genome includes the window TGGAATCAGAACATGATGAGGTTCTGAATTATCGTGGTATGGAATACCTTCTCAGCGAAGGTGAACAATCATCGGTTACTATGGCGTACTACAGGCATATGGGGCAATATATTGTGATGGATATTGAAGTAATGAACCATTCCGATTCTATTGTTCAAATAGACACACCAAACTTTAAATTCAGTGCAAAACACGATTACAGTGACGGGAGCTTTGACCCTCTGAATGGTGGCACTGCCTACGATCCGGAACAGATTTTATTAAACCTGGACTTAGCTTCATCCCGTGCTGAAGCAGATGAGCGAACAAGTCAGCTGCTTGATGGGCTTAGTGCTACAGCCTATATCGCTTCAGATATTGCAAATGCCGGAAATCAAACTACAGAGGAGAGAAATGCCAGAGACAATGAGAGGACCCGGTTGGCCATTGAACGTGCCGAACGCAGAGATCAGTTCTATGCCAGGGTTTCTAGTCTGAACGAGCAAAGGGCCTACTGGGAGACGGAGGTACTCAGGAAAACAGATCTATACCCCGACGAAGCGATTGCAGGAGAAGTGCTCTATCCGGTTGTAGAAGACGCAAATCTTATAGAATTTTCTGTGATTGTCGGTGAAGAGGAGCATCACTTTGTTTATCGGCAGAAAAAGTTTAAGCCATAAGAAAAGCGTGATCTGAAAACTCAAATCACGCTTTTCTTCAGAAAATATCCCTACTCTACTGTTTCAGAATGGAGTGATCGCCAATATGAATCTCTCCTTTGGCATTGTGCGCTTCGGCATGGTTGCCAATGGTTGAACCTTCCAGTTTGCAGCCGTTTAATTGAGCATTTTTTTGAATAATAGTACGCTCAATAGTAGAATTTTTGATTTTGGTTCCATCTTCAATACTCACGTTTGGACCAATTTCACTACCGGAAATCTCAACGCCTTTTCCAATATAAACCGGAGGATGAATGGTCGTTCCTTTATAATCGTCGTACGGATGGTTCTCTTTTTTTAGAATTTCGCCGGTTGTTTCGAGCCATGCCGGTAGTGTGCCGCAGTCCAGCCACTCGTCAACAGTTGCTTTTTTGAACTTCTTTCCATCTTTCAACAGTCTGTCGAGGGCATCGGTAAGCTGATATTCGTCTCCGTGACCGGTCACATTGTTATCCAGCAGATATTGAATCTCTTTCATCAGATCTTCACCCTGCTTGAAGTAGTAAACCCCAATAATGGCCAGATTTGAGATAGGCTCACTCGGTTTTTCTACAAAATCGGTAATAGTATCTCCGTCGTGAACGGCAACGCCAAATCTGGATGGATCTTCAACTTCTTTCAGCCAGATGACACTGTCGGCATCATCTACGGTAACTTTTTCGTAGGAATCGAAAATGGTATCGGCAAATACGATAATCACTTCACCTTCCAGATCTTCGCCTGCACATGAGACGGCGTGAGCGGTTCCAAGTGCAACATCCTGTACACGAAAGGTAGCTTTGGCATTATGCCGCTTGCTCATATCGGTAAGCGTCTCCTTGATTTCACGACTAAAGTCAGGTCCCAAAATGTAAACAATTTCATCAATCGTACGATCGAGAGTTCGCGCAAATGTCTCTACAATTCTCTCAACGATCATGGTTCCGGCAACGGGAAGAAGTGGTTTGGGTGTTGTGTGGGAGTGCGGGCGCACACGTGTTCCGCGGCCGGCCATAGGTATTATAAGTTTCATAAAATCAGTTTAATCTTTTTATAAATTATCAGAAACATCCGGATTTTTAATCACTCTATGATTGTGAACTGTTTAGTTTTGGATGTTTACTATCTTGTTGTTTGGAATTAAGTCAATTTTCGGATCAAATATAACGGTTCAACGGTTGATTATCGAACCGTGAACAAGAACTAATTTTTAGGGGTTGGTCCAATTACTTAGTTGCCAACGTTGAATTACTCACTTAATACATCGTTCAGATTTGGATATCTACACATTGATTATGAACGCGATTATTATTCTGCTGATCGCGATTTTTATAAGGCACTCACTCCATCGTTTGCGATACTTTTTACACATGTTCCAGCAATTGGGGTATAAAACCAATGAGTTTCGCCATTGGTTGATGGATCATTTTTACAGCCGTTTTTTTACTTCAGAGCATATCTTCTTTAATCTTTTGATTTTGGGTATGATCACCTTGCTGGTCGATCGCATCACGCTCACCGCCGGATCAATTACCATGTTTATTTTTACGCTATTCTGGTTTTTAGATCTTTCCCGGTATAAAGCCGAAAAAGAGAAAAAACCATTGGTATACACCGCCCGGCTAAAACGGCTGATGGTTACTACGTTGATCATCATTGGATTTCTTTGGTTTTACATGATCGATATCGCATACAGAGGCGTGCAGCTTCGGGATTTTGTTGCACCTTTTATAAATGTTGATCCCTACTTTTTGAGTTTCGGGATGGTTGTAGTAGATATTTTTATCCCAATTTTTCTCTTTATGGCTGCCTATCTGATGAAGCCTGTAGAGAAGAAGATTCAGAATGGTTTTAAGAAGCAAGCCCGGAAAAAACTGGCGTCTCTTCCACATTTAAAAGTGATTGCCATTACAGGAAGCTACGG containing:
- a CDS encoding sugar phosphate nucleotidyltransferase: MKLIIPMAGRGTRVRPHSHTTPKPLLPVAGTMIVERIVETFARTLDRTIDEIVYILGPDFSREIKETLTDMSKRHNAKATFRVQDVALGTAHAVSCAGEDLEGEVIIVFADTIFDSYEKVTVDDADSVIWLKEVEDPSRFGVAVHDGDTITDFVEKPSEPISNLAIIGVYYFKQGEDLMKEIQYLLDNNVTGHGDEYQLTDALDRLLKDGKKFKKATVDEWLDCGTLPAWLETTGEILKKENHPYDDYKGTTIHPPVYIGKGVEISGSEIGPNVSIEDGTKIKNSTIERTIIQKNAQLNGCKLEGSTIGNHAEAHNAKGEIHIGDHSILKQ